One Streptococcus sp. S1 DNA window includes the following coding sequences:
- a CDS encoding terminase small subunit, which translates to MRQQRFVDEYIISGNATQAALKAGYSEKTAGRIAGQNLKKLEIKAYLDEKMAELQAKNIMSAEEALSILSDIARGKRDEEVLMMDPTTGEVRRLTKKADNATVIKAIQELLKRYPTAKQAEKLELEIEKLRTQMEQGMVSDLNITIIDEWAKDGS; encoded by the coding sequence ATGAGGCAACAACGATTTGTAGATGAGTACATCATCTCTGGCAATGCTACTCAAGCAGCGCTCAAAGCTGGATACAGCGAGAAGACTGCTGGTAGGATAGCTGGTCAAAACTTGAAAAAACTTGAAATTAAAGCCTACCTGGACGAAAAGATGGCTGAATTACAAGCTAAAAACATCATGAGCGCAGAAGAAGCTCTAAGCATCCTGTCTGACATTGCGAGAGGGAAGCGTGATGAGGAGGTCTTGATGATGGACCCTACAACTGGCGAGGTCCGTAGGCTTACAAAAAAAGCAGATAACGCAACGGTTATCAAGGCAATCCAAGAATTATTAAAACGATACCCAACCGCTAAACAAGCAGAAAAACTGGAACTCGAAATAGAGAAGTTGAGGACGCAGATGGAGCAAGGTATGGTTTCAGATTTGAATATCACAATCATAGACGAGTGGGCAAAAGATGGAAGTTAA
- a CDS encoding PBSX family phage terminase large subunit — MEVKIQKNINPHFKSVWTTSKPYNILKGGRNSFKSSVVALLLVYMMIPFLIAGKKANVVVIRKVGNTIRDSVFLKIQWALNKFGLSGRFKATVSPFKIQDTVTGSCFYFYGQDDFQKLKSNDIGNIIAVWYEEAAEFSNKEDFDQSNVTFMRQKHPDIDFVKFFWSYNPPRNPYSWINEWAEELKDNENYLVHSSSYLDDKLGFVTEQMLEDIERIKENDYDYYRYIYLGEPVGLGTNVYNMELFKSATEVPSNERVIGQFFAVDSGHQQSATTCLHLVMTSADKVYLVDNYYYSPAGKTHKKAPSTLSKELHYFVTEQAKQFPNAPIINMTIDSAEGALRNQYFEDFGERWHPVAKKKKIVMTEYVQSLLAEGRFFYLKTINNLKYFIEEHKKYQWEEKSIMNDDPKVVKEEDHTVDALQYFVIDNARYLNLKV; from the coding sequence ATGGAAGTTAAGATCCAGAAAAACATCAATCCTCATTTTAAAAGCGTCTGGACAACTAGCAAGCCTTACAACATTCTGAAAGGTGGACGGAACTCTTTCAAGTCTTCGGTAGTAGCCTTATTACTTGTTTATATGATGATACCGTTCCTGATCGCTGGCAAGAAAGCGAATGTAGTAGTCATTCGAAAAGTTGGTAACACTATTCGAGATAGTGTCTTTTTAAAAATACAGTGGGCTTTGAATAAGTTCGGGTTATCTGGACGGTTCAAGGCTACCGTATCGCCATTTAAAATACAAGACACAGTCACGGGATCGTGTTTTTATTTCTACGGCCAAGACGATTTTCAGAAGCTCAAATCAAATGACATCGGGAATATTATTGCCGTGTGGTATGAGGAGGCTGCGGAATTTAGCAACAAAGAAGACTTTGACCAGTCGAACGTGACTTTTATGCGACAGAAGCATCCAGATATTGACTTTGTGAAATTCTTCTGGTCGTATAACCCACCACGCAATCCATATAGCTGGATCAATGAGTGGGCAGAGGAACTAAAGGATAACGAGAATTATCTTGTACATTCGTCATCTTATTTAGATGATAAGTTAGGTTTCGTTACTGAGCAAATGCTGGAAGATATTGAACGCATTAAAGAGAACGACTACGACTACTACCGATACATTTACCTGGGTGAGCCGGTTGGGCTTGGTACGAACGTGTATAACATGGAACTTTTTAAATCTGCTACAGAAGTACCAAGCAATGAGCGTGTGATCGGTCAATTCTTTGCAGTCGATAGCGGGCATCAACAGTCTGCTACAACTTGCTTGCATCTAGTTATGACAAGTGCTGACAAGGTCTATTTAGTTGACAACTACTACTACAGCCCTGCTGGTAAGACGCACAAGAAAGCTCCCAGCACGCTATCTAAAGAGTTGCATTATTTTGTGACAGAGCAAGCGAAGCAATTCCCAAACGCTCCTATTATCAACATGACGATAGATAGTGCAGAGGGCGCGTTGCGTAATCAATATTTCGAAGACTTTGGCGAACGCTGGCATCCAGTCGCAAAAAAGAAAAAGATTGTCATGACTGAATATGTGCAGTCGCTTCTAGCGGAGGGGCGCTTTTTTTATTTAAAAACGATAAACAATTTGAAGTATTTTATTGAGGAGCATAAAAAATATCAATGGGAAGAGAAATCAATCATGAATGATGATCCTAAAGTCGTTAAGGAAGAAGACCATACAGTCGATGCCCTACAATATTTTGTAATTGATAACGCACGTTATCTTAATTTAAAGGTTTAA
- a CDS encoding phage portal protein → MGIIQRIVNIFKRGQYAMQQQSLGNITEHPRIAVSKDEYKRIMRNLRYYQSKWEDVEYMNSNGDMVKRPFNHLPIGRTASKKIASLVYNEQATISVDETVSGANEYVQSVLLNDRFNKNFERYFESCLALGGLAMRPYVDGDKIKIAFVQAPVFLPMRSNTQDVSSAAIVTKTIKSEGQKNVYYTLIEFHEWKNEEEYTITNELYRSEVKDRVGDRVPLSELYEELDETTTIKGLSRPLFTYLKTAGMNNKDINSPLGLSIFDNAKSTIDFINTTYDEFKWEVKMGQRRVAVPEQTVRTEFNSRNEKVTVTRKFDPNQNVYEKFDTGNIDGVIGITDLTTPIRSEDYIKAINEGLSLFEMQIGVSAGMFSFDGKSMKTATEIVSENSDTYQMRNSLVSLVEQSLKELVISICELGFLYEFYSGPIPEMEQISVNLDDGVFTDRNSELEYWTKALASGLVDRKTAIQRALKLTEEEAGQMVQRINNETMATANSERDTTDIEIYGE, encoded by the coding sequence ATGGGAATTATACAACGAATAGTAAATATTTTTAAGAGAGGACAGTATGCGATGCAACAACAATCGCTAGGCAATATCACAGAACACCCACGGATAGCAGTAAGCAAAGATGAATATAAACGGATTATGCGCAACTTGCGTTATTATCAATCGAAGTGGGAAGATGTTGAGTATATGAACTCAAATGGAGACATGGTGAAGCGACCATTCAACCATCTACCAATTGGACGGACTGCATCGAAGAAGATTGCAAGTCTTGTATACAATGAGCAGGCTACAATCTCAGTTGATGAAACTGTAAGTGGTGCTAATGAGTATGTGCAAAGCGTGTTACTGAATGATCGTTTTAACAAGAATTTTGAGCGATATTTTGAAAGCTGTCTTGCTCTTGGTGGACTTGCTATGCGTCCTTATGTTGACGGTGATAAGATTAAGATTGCTTTCGTACAAGCTCCAGTATTCCTCCCTATGAGGTCTAATACGCAAGATGTTTCGAGCGCTGCTATTGTCACTAAAACAATCAAGTCAGAGGGGCAAAAGAATGTATATTACACTTTGATCGAGTTCCATGAGTGGAAGAACGAAGAGGAATATACAATCACGAACGAACTCTACAGGTCAGAGGTTAAGGACCGCGTTGGTGATCGTGTACCATTGTCTGAGCTCTACGAGGAGTTGGACGAGACAACAACAATTAAAGGCTTGAGCCGTCCACTATTCACTTACTTAAAGACTGCTGGCATGAATAACAAAGATATTAACAGTCCTTTGGGTCTGTCTATCTTTGACAATGCCAAGAGCACAATCGATTTTATTAATACGACTTATGATGAGTTTAAGTGGGAAGTCAAGATGGGACAACGCAGAGTAGCAGTCCCAGAGCAGACAGTACGTACTGAATTTAACTCACGCAATGAGAAAGTCACTGTTACACGCAAGTTTGATCCTAATCAAAATGTATACGAGAAATTTGATACAGGGAACATTGACGGTGTTATTGGTATCACAGACTTAACAACTCCTATTCGTTCAGAAGACTATATCAAGGCTATTAACGAAGGTTTGAGCCTTTTTGAAATGCAGATAGGTGTATCTGCTGGTATGTTTAGTTTTGACGGTAAGAGCATGAAGACCGCAACGGAAATCGTGAGTGAGAACTCAGACACTTACCAAATGAGAAACAGTCTTGTTTCTTTGGTTGAGCAATCTTTGAAAGAGCTAGTCATTTCAATTTGTGAGCTTGGCTTTCTCTATGAGTTTTATAGTGGGCCTATTCCAGAAATGGAACAGATCAGCGTCAATTTAGACGATGGTGTATTTACTGATCGCAATAGTGAACTTGAATACTGGACAAAAGCTCTTGCAAGTGGTTTGGTTGACCGTAAGACAGCGATTCAACGGGCATTGAAACTAACGGAAGAAGAAGCTGGTCAAATGGTACAACGTATCAACAATGAAACGATGGCTACTGCCAATTCTGAGCGTGATACAACAGACATTGAAATTTACGGAGAATGA